A genome region from Sphingomonas anseongensis includes the following:
- the nuoE gene encoding NADH-quinone oxidoreductase subunit NuoE: MAVITPLEDPEVLAKWQHFDWTPENRKKADAAIAKYPAGRQHSAVLPLLDLAQRQVGAKEGTQGWLPIPVLEFVGREIDMPYVRVLEVATFYTMFNLQPVGRFHVQVCGTTPCMLRGSDELFAACKKRGLTKGHTTEDGLFTLSEVECLGACANAPMVQINDDNYEDLTAKTMGAILDALAKGETPKPGPQVERQTSCPEGGATTLKKMAERNYDYRPQWTDTAGEGA; this comes from the coding sequence ATGGCCGTCATCACACCCCTTGAGGATCCGGAAGTGCTGGCCAAGTGGCAGCACTTCGACTGGACGCCGGAGAACCGGAAGAAGGCCGACGCGGCCATCGCCAAATATCCGGCCGGCCGGCAGCATTCGGCGGTGCTCCCGCTTCTCGACCTGGCCCAGCGCCAAGTCGGCGCGAAGGAAGGCACGCAGGGCTGGCTGCCGATCCCCGTGCTCGAGTTCGTCGGGCGCGAGATCGACATGCCCTATGTCCGGGTGCTCGAAGTCGCGACCTTCTACACGATGTTCAACCTGCAGCCGGTCGGTCGCTTCCACGTGCAGGTCTGCGGGACGACGCCGTGCATGCTTCGCGGCTCGGACGAGCTGTTCGCAGCCTGCAAGAAACGCGGCCTGACGAAGGGCCACACCACCGAGGACGGGCTGTTCACTCTTTCGGAAGTCGAGTGCCTGGGCGCCTGCGCCAACGCTCCGATGGTTCAGATCAACGATGACAATTACGAGGACCTGACAGCCAAGACCATGGGCGCCATCCTCGACGCTCTGGCCAAGGGGGAGACTCCCAAGCCCGGCCCGCAGGTCGAGCGGCAGACGAGTTGCCCGGAGGGCGGCGCGACGACGCTCAAGAAGATGGCCGAGCGCAATTACGACTATCGCCCGCAATGGACCGACACGGCCGGAGAGGGCGCATGA
- the nuoF gene encoding NADH-quinone oxidoreductase subunit NuoF — MGYTGPLADKDRIFTNVYGFQSPYLKAAKQRGDWDETAKLMQIGQDPIIDIVKASGLRGRGGAGFPTGMKWSFMPKEPKPGKPNFLVVNADESEPGSCKDREIIRHDPHKLIEGSLIAAFAMRARAGYIYIRGEFIREAEVLERAVAEAYDAGLLGKNAAGSGFDFDLFVHRGAGAYICGEETAMLNSLEGKKGFPRLKPPFPAGAGLYGCPTTVNNVESIAVVPTILRRGAAWFAGIGREKNEGTKLFQLSGHINTPCVVEESMGISFRELIDRHGGGIRGGWDNLLAVIPGGSSVPLVPAAEIMDCPMDFDGLKALGSGLGTAAVIVMDKSTDIVRAISRISYFYKHESCGQCTPCREGTGWMWRVMERLREGEATVETIDKLLDVTKQVEGHTICALGDAAAWPIQGLIRHFRPELERRIAERKSREMLEAAE; from the coding sequence ATGGGCTATACCGGACCGCTGGCGGACAAGGACCGCATCTTCACCAACGTTTACGGCTTCCAGTCGCCTTATCTGAAGGCGGCGAAGCAGCGCGGCGACTGGGACGAGACGGCCAAGCTGATGCAGATCGGGCAGGACCCGATCATCGACATCGTCAAGGCGTCCGGCCTTCGCGGCCGCGGCGGGGCGGGCTTCCCGACGGGGATGAAGTGGAGCTTCATGCCCAAGGAGCCCAAGCCCGGCAAACCCAACTTCCTGGTCGTCAACGCAGACGAATCCGAGCCCGGAAGCTGCAAGGACCGGGAAATCATCCGCCACGACCCGCACAAGCTGATCGAAGGGTCGCTGATCGCCGCCTTCGCGATGCGGGCGAGGGCAGGCTACATCTACATCCGCGGCGAGTTCATCCGCGAGGCGGAGGTTCTCGAGCGGGCGGTCGCCGAGGCCTATGACGCGGGCCTTCTGGGCAAGAACGCCGCCGGCTCCGGCTTCGATTTCGACCTGTTCGTCCACCGTGGCGCCGGCGCCTACATCTGCGGCGAAGAGACGGCGATGCTCAACAGCCTGGAGGGCAAGAAGGGCTTTCCGAGGCTCAAGCCCCCATTCCCTGCAGGCGCGGGCCTGTACGGCTGCCCGACGACCGTGAACAACGTCGAATCGATCGCGGTCGTGCCGACGATTCTGCGCCGCGGCGCCGCCTGGTTTGCCGGGATCGGCCGCGAGAAGAACGAAGGCACCAAGCTGTTCCAGCTGTCGGGCCACATCAACACGCCCTGCGTCGTCGAGGAATCGATGGGCATCAGCTTCCGTGAGCTGATCGACCGCCACGGCGGCGGAATCCGCGGCGGCTGGGACAACCTCCTCGCGGTGATCCCCGGCGGCTCGTCGGTGCCGCTGGTCCCGGCGGCGGAGATCATGGACTGCCCGATGGACTTCGACGGACTGAAGGCGCTCGGCTCCGGCCTCGGAACGGCGGCGGTGATCGTCATGGACAAGTCCACCGACATTGTCCGGGCGATCAGTCGGATCAGCTATTTCTACAAGCACGAGAGCTGCGGCCAGTGCACGCCGTGCCGCGAAGGCACCGGCTGGATGTGGCGGGTGATGGAGCGCCTCCGCGAAGGCGAAGCGACGGTCGAGACGATCGACAAATTGCTCGACGTCACCAAGCAGGTCGAAGGCCACACCATCTGCGCTCTTGGCGACGCCGCCGCCTGGCCGATCCAGGGACTGATCCGCCACTTCCGCCCTGAGCTCGAGCGCAGAATCGCCGAGCGCAAGTCGCGCGAAATGCTGGAGGCAGCGGAATGA